One window from the genome of Cloacibacillus sp. encodes:
- a CDS encoding TonB-dependent receptor: protein MGASEAVEAPVKLPEEKIIAEAENEEDKLLLSPGTVTVIKPQEMKGEQKNLPELLKQVPGLHIIETRGRGAYTTATVRGSDSSQVAVYVDGVLMNLGSEAAVDLSTIPVEDVERIEVYRGYIPARFGGASMGGVINIITKKPEKAGGTVTLGAGSFGRFLSGATYNTALSGGAFMAAVNYERTDGDFPYPNDNNTPYTPADDYDANRQNNGYKNANVLLKWNNDNWNIQGGWKKNDRELPYSAPGADKPLSPSGATQKTDQWNTIVKNTRKIGDLTLGIRFEYLHQKKQYDDPNDTIGGWGEQHNTYTTKRFGTAIDGSLPIGDAHLLEFLWNYYNEELTTEGDVVKRFSGRSEHSRNSWNGQIQDTIALNKDGNFWFTPILRWNSADGETKFSYGAALTKKFDEHWTAKITGGKYNRAPNMYELYGDGAFVVPNPGLKWEDGTQYDAGLSWEGEIKETHIKAELTYFYRTSNNLIDYVMVNPRYAQYVNIGNAEVSGVELETTLKRDKWDLYLSATYMDPVNKSDGYMYDTPLPNRPKWEGLLRVSRKILKDDRATIFGEFHYIGKNYYDMQGEVGWDNLKTFGLGIRYQINDRLKLVLGVDDVFNAGPDVMLFATGNGPERTLWYPMQGRAFYATLLWNF, encoded by the coding sequence ATGGGCGCTTCAGAGGCCGTGGAAGCGCCAGTCAAACTGCCTGAAGAAAAAATCATCGCCGAAGCGGAAAATGAAGAAGACAAGCTGCTGCTCTCTCCCGGCACAGTAACGGTCATAAAACCGCAGGAGATGAAGGGAGAACAAAAAAATCTTCCGGAACTTCTAAAACAGGTTCCGGGACTGCACATAATTGAAACGCGCGGCCGAGGCGCCTACACCACGGCCACCGTGCGCGGCAGTGATTCATCCCAGGTCGCCGTATACGTCGACGGCGTGCTAATGAACCTCGGAAGCGAGGCGGCTGTGGATCTTTCCACAATTCCAGTAGAGGATGTCGAACGCATTGAGGTCTATCGTGGTTACATTCCGGCACGCTTCGGCGGAGCGTCGATGGGCGGCGTCATCAACATCATCACGAAGAAACCGGAAAAGGCAGGAGGCACTGTGACGCTTGGCGCGGGATCTTTCGGCCGTTTCCTCAGCGGAGCCACATACAACACAGCGCTTTCCGGCGGCGCGTTTATGGCCGCCGTTAATTACGAACGGACTGACGGCGACTTCCCCTATCCAAACGACAACAACACACCCTATACCCCCGCCGACGATTACGACGCCAACCGCCAGAACAACGGCTATAAAAACGCAAACGTCCTTCTAAAATGGAACAACGATAACTGGAATATCCAAGGCGGCTGGAAAAAAAATGACCGCGAGCTCCCCTATTCAGCCCCGGGCGCAGACAAACCACTCAGCCCCTCTGGAGCTACGCAGAAAACGGACCAATGGAACACTATTGTAAAAAACACCCGTAAAATCGGAGACCTCACGCTCGGCATCCGCTTTGAATACCTTCATCAGAAAAAACAATACGACGACCCAAACGACACTATAGGCGGCTGGGGAGAACAGCACAATACCTACACCACGAAGCGCTTCGGTACGGCTATTGACGGTTCTCTTCCAATCGGAGACGCCCACCTTCTTGAATTTTTATGGAACTACTACAACGAAGAGCTAACGACCGAAGGCGATGTCGTCAAGCGCTTCAGCGGAAGATCAGAGCACTCTCGCAACTCGTGGAACGGACAGATACAGGACACGATAGCGCTCAATAAAGACGGAAATTTTTGGTTTACGCCGATCCTCCGTTGGAACTCCGCAGACGGTGAAACAAAATTCTCCTATGGCGCGGCGCTTACCAAAAAATTCGATGAACACTGGACGGCAAAGATAACCGGCGGCAAATATAACCGCGCGCCAAACATGTATGAACTGTACGGCGACGGTGCTTTCGTCGTACCCAATCCCGGTCTGAAATGGGAAGACGGGACGCAGTACGACGCCGGACTTTCGTGGGAGGGAGAGATCAAAGAGACTCATATCAAAGCGGAGCTCACCTATTTTTACCGCACATCAAACAATCTGATTGACTATGTAATGGTAAACCCGCGTTACGCGCAATACGTCAACATAGGAAACGCGGAGGTCTCCGGAGTTGAACTGGAAACAACTTTAAAACGCGACAAATGGGATCTATATCTTTCCGCGACCTACATGGACCCCGTCAACAAGAGTGACGGATATATGTATGACACTCCTCTGCCCAACCGTCCAAAATGGGAAGGACTTCTGCGCGTCAGCCGTAAGATATTAAAAGACGACCGCGCCACTATTTTCGGCGAATTCCACTACATTGGCAAAAATTATTACGACATGCAGGGAGAGGTCGGATGGGACAACCTGAAAACCTTCGGCCTGGGGATTCGTTATCAGATAAACGACAGATTAAAATTGGTCCTCGGCGTGGACGACGTATTCAACGCGGGGCCCGATGTAATGCTTTTCGCAACCGGCAACGGGCCGGAAAGAACCCTATGGTATCCAATGCAGGGCAGGGCCTTCTACGCTACTCTGCTGTGGAATTTTTAA